GCTCCCCACAGGCACCTACGGGCTGAGCAACGCGCTGCTGGAGACGCCCTGGAGGAAGCTGTGCTTTGGGAAGCAGCTCTTCCTGGAGGCTGTGGAACGGAGCCAGGCACTGCCCAAGGATGTGCTCATTGCCAACCTCCTGGATGTGCTCAACAATGAAGAGGCGTGAGTGGGCGGGTCCTGCTGGGGTGAGCCCTGGTGTCTCCCAACCAGGGCAGAGGGAAAGGCAGGCCCTGCCGCCGTGGGAGGCCCGTGGAGGTGGCCAGGCTGGGTCCCCAGCTGCAAGGAAGCTGACGGACATGCTGTCCTCCCTGCCTGTCCCCTCGAGCCAGCTGAGGTTTCCAACACCAGGGACTTTTGATGACAGGAGAtgggcccaggcccaggcccaggggaGGCTCAGTGTGCCCAGAGGCTTGATGCAGCCACGTGGGGCCCAGAGCAGATGGATGCTCCCCTCTGCATGCCGAGGGCTAGCAGGAAGTTCCAGAAGATTCTAGACACTCAGCAAACCCAGGCGGAAGAGACAAATCATGGAAATGAGTGGCCAGGGTCAGCACTCTCAGGGTTGATGGGACTTCCTGCATGCGGTCTGTCCCCAGTGACCCTGGGCTGAGTGCTGGGCAGGGACTTGCAGTTCGGGGAACTGCCTGGGTGTAGGTGCCCCCACCCACTTCCTTGCCCATAGGCCTCAAGGCCCCTCAGGTGCCAGGCACCAGGGTCTTGGTTGCCCCAGCCAGGGGTCCTGGTGCTTGCCGTGCCGGCCTTTCTCCCACTGGGCAAGATGCCCCACCCATCCCTCGCTCCCCACCCAGGTCAGACCACTGCCCTACCCAGGTGACCCAGCGTCCACTCCCACCCTGTCCAGCTTGCTCCCTTCAGAGAAGCCCCCATGGACTGTCTCCCACTCCTCCCCCTGGGGCCCCTTTCTGCGCCCTGTCTACCCTCCCTCTCCTCTGGGCTGCTGATCTGCGGCCTCGTCCTTCAGCCTCAGCATCACTGCCTCATTGGAAGAGCCCCACCTGGGTGTGcccagcagcccctcccagctGTAAGTCCACACAGGCCCCATCAGTGTGCCATCTGGGGCAGGCCGAGGACCGGCCCTGGCTGCCCTCACTGATGGCTGGAGCCCCAATGCTAGCTACAATGGCTGGCTTGAGTGGACTTCTGTCACAGGGGCAGATGCCCACAGGGCACCTCTTGGGGCAGGCAGGGAGCTTGTGTGTGCCATCTGGGGCCAAAGCTCTACGATTAAGTCATAAGTTAAGGGTAGATGGAGATTTTCCGCCTTGAGCAGAAATGTGTAGGAAACAGGCCtgttgtggtggcgcatgcctgtgatctcagcactttgggaagccaaggtgggtggatcacctgaggtcaggaggtcaagaccaacctggccaacatggtgaaactctgtctctactaaaaatacaaaattagatgggcttggtggtgcatgcctgtaatcccagctgacaACTGGAGCCCTGATGCTAGCTACAATGGCTGGCTTGAGTGGACTTctgtcaggagaatcgcttgaacttggaaggtggaagttgcagtgagccaagatcaagcaattgcactctagtctgggtgacaagagtgaaactctgcctcaaaaaaagaaaagaagagaaaagagaagagaagagaaaaaagaaaagaagaaacaacccTTGCAGTTCCCCGGCTACTCCCCAGAGCCAGTTAGGCCACCAGGTGGGATGGGGCTAGACCGAGCTGTGGGCAGGCCGCAGAGGGACTAATGGCCACCGCTTCCCTCCATCCTGCAGGCAGCTGCCAGACCCAGCCATCGAGGACCAGGGAGGGGAGTACGTGCAGCCCGTGCTGAGCAAGTACGCAGCTGTGTGCGTGCGCTGCCCTGGCTACGGCACCAGGTATTGCAGCCCGGTGGGTGCGCCACCTCCTATCCCATGTCCCACCTCCCACGCTAGAGGGCCAGCAAAGAAGCCAGGTGTCCCCATGTTCCATAGCGAGGGCCAGGCTCCTTCCTCACCCGAGTGGATTCCAGAGCTTCTGCCCTATCCAGATGCAGCTACAGGGTGAGCAGATACCACAGGCTCCCGGGGCCCCACAGGCTGGGCTTAAGAAGCCAGTACATAGCCACATGTATGTACTACTTGGGGCCAGGATGGCCTCAGGGCTGCCTGCACATTGGTGGATCCCTGTGGGCAAACGCCCCAGCACCATGGTGGCACTAGGCGTGCAGGTTGTACCCCTGGGTGGCAGCTGCTGGTCAGCCTTTCCCGCCTGGGGCTGGCCAGCCCATTGGCAGGTGCACAGTGTCATTTCTTTCAGCCCCTCCTCTATCATAGACTCATATTCCTGTGTGTGAGGGAAAGGCAGGTGCCAAGTCCTCTCCTTGACAGGCCGCATGGCTACTGGGTCCCACCCCACGGGGAACACTGAGTGTGTGTCTGCCCTGGGAACCAGCGTGTGCCGGGGCTGCTGGGGAATCCGGTGCCAGCCTCTGTCTGCAAAGCCCACAGCAGAGAGGGTTGGAGGAGAGGAGAGTGTGCTGAATGTTTGCTTCAGGTGGGCTGGCATGGCCTGGGCATTGGGAGAGAGGGCATAGGAGGGGAGTCTTCCAGACAGAGGAAGCCTGGGCCCCAAGTGGTCAACAGCTTGACCTCTTGGAAGAACCAAGCGTGGCTGTGTCTGGGAACCTGGGCCTCTGAGGGGGAAGTGTGTGGTCAGCCCGCAGGCTTCTGTGTACCATGGCTCATGCTACACAGGGagagcagggcagggtggggtggtTCCTAGTGAAGGTGGCAGGACTCACTTAGTGTAGGTCTGCGGAGCCAACCAGAAGCTCACATGCCACTGACGGCCCCTCATCATCCCCAAGACTGAGGCTGCTGTTCTTCTGTGACTTGGCACAGCCTCCAGGCATGGGGGTCCTGCCTCTACCTGCCTGCATTCTTGCCCTAGCTGTGGCTGTGAcaggcagggcagggctgagGGACACCAGGTGAATAAGGGACCCTGCTCTCTTTCAGAACCAACACCATCATCCTGGTAGATGCGGACGGCCATGTGACCTTCACTGAGCGTAGCATGATGGACAAGGACCTCTCCCACTGGGAGACCAGAACCTACGAGTTCACACTACAGAACTAACACCACCTCTGGGCGTGGCCAGTGGGCTCCTGGGGGGCCCTGCCTTGAGGGGCACTGTGGACAGGAAACCTTCCTTGGCCATACTGCATTGCACTGCCCATAGCTTGGCCAGCATCCCCTGGATCAGGACCCTGCGGTTTGCGTGTTACCTGTGTCCCCATGCCCAGCACAGGGTCTGCCTTTATGCCAGTGGGGAGCAGCAGAGTCTGACACCAGGTCTAGGACTGGCGCAGGTACACCATGAACATGTGGATACACCTGAGCCCACTCTTGCACATGTACACAGGCGCACACACGGCACACCCATACACTCCTGCACgtgcacaagcacacacacacaaggcatATACACGGACACcgacacaggcacatgcacatgtacatgcaTAGGTGTactacatgtgcacacatgcacagctgcacagacatgcacacacacgatGCCAGACAAGGCAGAAAGGCAACTCTCACTTCTCATGTGCTTCTGGCCAGTGGGCCTTTGTTCTAGTCCGATGACAGGAGTAGGCTTGTATTTAAAAGCGGCCCCTCCTCTCCTGTGACCACAGAGCACAAGGCGTGCTTGAATTCTTGACAAGCAGACCTGCTTCTGCAGAGGAGACAGCCACATTTGGAATTGGGCACAAAGAAGACCTGAGAAAAacccactctctttttttttgagatggagtcttgctctgtagcccaggctggagtgcagtggcatgatctcagctcactgcaacctccacctcccaggttcaagcgattctcctgcctcagcctcctgagtagctgggattacaggcatgtgccaccacgcccagctaatttttgtatttttagtagagacagggtttcaccaggttggtcaggctggtcttgaactcctgacatggtgatccacctgcctcggcctcccaaagtgctgggattacaggcgtgagccaccacgcctggccgaaaaACCCACTCTCATAACAGAAGTGCAGACTCGTTGCCAGATTCAGTGCCCCTGAGTGTGCCAGGGTCCTTTGTTTTTGGGACAATCCTTGTGTGCCAGGAGGCTCCGTGTGCACCAGGGGCTCTCAGATTCCCGCTTACCCAGCTGGAGGCCATGGCCCTGGCAGCCCCATCTCAGCCAGCCCTgctgtctccctcctcccaccaggtGGGGCAATCTTCATAGGAACCTGTACCCGAATGTGAGCTGCTGCTAATAAAACTCTGAGGCTTTGGTGAGCGCATTTCGAGGCCTTTCCCTTGTGTGCAGGGTGCCAGTGGGAGCTGTTGCGTCTCCCATGCAGCCAGACACCCTGGACAAGGCCCTTCCCACCTCCCCCTTTCCTCACGGCTTCTTCAGTGCCATTTGCGGATGCCTGTAGGTCAGCCCATCTGTCCTTGGGCAGGGGCTGCCGTGAGAGACGCCACGCGCGTGGGATGTGGTAGATGCCGGTTATGGGGCCAGTCACCCATACAGGTCTATCGGGTCGCTGTGGAGGCCCCACTGGAGGGGGAGGCAGGCTGGCCTGGACTTCTGTTGGATGGTGGGGGCCAGGGGATGGTAGGAGGGGCAGGAGAGCAGGTCTGCATTTGTCTCAGCCCCAGGAGCTCCTGGTTTGGGGCCAGCTCTAAGGAACTTGCATACCTGGGCCTGGCCGACTGTAAGGGGGTCCTGGATATCCAATGCTGAGACACAGACTTTTTAAAGCCTCTGGGCTTCCTGGCCTGATTGTGACATGATGCAAGTCCACCTAGGGAGGAGCAGGGACCTCCCCgtcccttccctttcctgcccAGACTACTCTGCTGGGCTTGGAGCCCTTCATGGCTCACTTTGAACTCAGAAGAGTTTCCCAGCTGCGATCCAGGCTACACCCCCAGGCctgaggagaaactgaggcctcaaGTCCCATACGTGTCCTCTGAGTCAGGACAACAGGCTCCCGGCTGGGGGCACTGCCCTTGCTGCCAACACATTCACCTGCCCCAGTGGCCACCGTGTCCTGTGCTGGTGACCAGCACCAGCACCCAACCTGGATGGTGTCCTGCCCTCATGAAGAGCCCCCCAGATGTTTACCTCTGCCCAGAGACCTGGCCTGCCCAGGAAGAGCAGTCTCTGCTCTTGCATGGGtccctctgcccccaccctgcccaggGCTCCCCAGTAGCCTGAGCCCCTAAGGAAGCACAGCCCTCAATGGTGATTCTATTGGTGTTATGAGTGGTGTCCCCCCAAAAGATATATCAGTGTCCTGACCcacagtacctcagaatgtgactgcatttggagataagAGTTTTTCTGGGGATAACCAAGGTGGAATGAGGTCGTTagtgtgggccctaatccaacacGACGGctatccttataaaaaggggaagacttaggctgggtacagtggctcatgcctataatcccagcactttgggaggctgaggcaggaggatcacttgagctcaagagtttgagaccagcctggggcaacatgtcgaaacgctgtctctaccaaaaaaaatacaaaaattagctggccatggtgactcacacctatagtgcgaggctgaggtgggagaatcgcttgaacccaggaggcagaggttgcagtgaaccaagattgcactactgcactctgcctgggcacagagagagactgtctcaaaaaaacaaaaaaggaagatttgggctgggcgcagtggctcacattgtaatcccagccctttgggaggccaaagctggaggactgcttgagcccagattagcctgggcaacatagcaagaccccatctctacagaaaaattaaaataaaaaaattagcgtggcatgggtgcacacctgtagtcccagctacttgggaggctgaggtaggaggatcacttgagctcaggaggtggaggctccagtgagccgtgattacaccactgcacttcagcctggatgatggagaaaaaccctgtctcttaaaaaaaggaaaaagaaagatttggACATGGACAGATACgcacacagggagaacaccatgTAAAGACTGGAATTCTGCTCCACAAGCCAACACatcaccagaagctgggagaggggcCTGCTTCAGAGCCTTTCctggagccttcagagggagcaggCCTGCTGTCACTCTGAtcatggacttccagcctccagagctgtgttactataataaatgtctgttattttaAGCGGCTCCATTtgtgatgcctttttttttttttttttttttgagatagggtctcactccattgcccagactggagtgcagtggcaagatcacagctcactgcagcctccacctcctgggctcaggcaatcttccc
The Piliocolobus tephrosceles isolate RC106 chromosome 19, ASM277652v3, whole genome shotgun sequence genome window above contains:
- the TANGO2 gene encoding transport and Golgi organization protein 2 homolog isoform X2, which gives rise to MAGHQHTWQAGSAHQLPAAAAGLAGPRASTAKGDVICYYGNRGEPDPIVLTPGTYGLSNALLETPWRKLCFGKQLFLEAVERSQALPKDVLIANLLDVLNNEEAQLPDPAIEDQGGEYVQPVLSKYAAVCVRCPGYGTRTNTIILVDADGHVTFTERSMMDKDLSHWETRTYEFTLQN